The following are from one region of the Nicotiana tabacum cultivar K326 chromosome 3, ASM71507v2, whole genome shotgun sequence genome:
- the LOC107829778 gene encoding kinesin-like protein KIN-5B, translating to MDINGLGLDALPLNDDEQRINVPKAITCNESKREVSVLQNVANKQVDKVFTFDKVFGPKAQQRSIYDQAISPIVKEVLDGFNCTVFAYGQTGTGKTYTMEGGMRNKAGELPAEAGIIPRAVRQIFDTLEGQNADYSMKVTFWELYNEEITDLLASEEPSKSSEERQKKPVSLMEDGKGCVVVRGLEEEAVYSANRHL from the exons ATGGACATCAATGGCTTAGGATTGGATGCATT gCCGTTGAATGATGATGAGCAAAGGATAAATGTTCCAAAGGCCATAACATGTAATGAAAGTAAAAGAGAAGTTTCTGTTTTACAAAATGTAGCTAACAAGCAAGTAGACAAAGTATTCACTTTTGACAAG GTTTTTGGCCCAAAAGCACAACAGAGATCGATATATGATCAAGCCATTTCGCCCATTGTTAAGGAAGTTCTTGACGGATTTAATTGCACTGTATTTGCATATGGGCAAACTGGTACAGGTAAAACATACACAATGGAAGGAGGAATGAGGAATAAG GCTGGTGAATTACCAGCTGAAGCAGGTATTATTCCAAGGGCAGTTCGCCAAATTTTCGATACGCTTGAAGGTCAAAATGCAGATTATAGCATGAAAGTGACTTTTTGGGAACTATACAACGAAGAAATCACTGACTTGCTAGCTTCAGAAGAGCCCTCAAAGTCTTCAGAAGAGAGACAAAAGAAGCCTGTATCTCTCATGGAGGATGGAAAAGGTTGTGTTGTAGTGAGGGGTCTTGAGGAAGAAGCTGTGTACAGTGCAAACCGACATTTATAA